A genomic window from Melanotaenia boesemani isolate fMelBoe1 chromosome 15, fMelBoe1.pri, whole genome shotgun sequence includes:
- the serpinf1 gene encoding pigment epithelium-derived factor, which produces MKGTAFLLVFAIVLSFCQAQSESGGEEVGLEEEHVDLFTTPTTKMGAATSDFGYNLFRALAGRETSANIFLSPISVSEALSQLSLGGSERAQSQLYRALRYHTLQDPQLHTTLKTMLSSVKASGKGLSTAARLYIARRLRLKQDFFGLVEQQYGVRPTALTGGSKDVKEINDWVSQQTGRKVQQFLTKPLPRVVGVNVVSASYFKGKWATRFSQSGAQDNFQVEGGAPTRIPMMQQDNYPVKMGVDSDLSCTIAQIQMENDVSMFVFLPDEVVSNMTLLEESLTAEFVQDLSMTLLPARVQLTLPVLSLSYATDLLPLLGDLGLSEWLENPDLEKLSAQPTKLTSIKHKVVMETAPEGNQYPSTTSTPSHLTFRVDHPFLYLIRDEASGALLFIGRVVNPKDLKI; this is translated from the exons TCGGAGTCTGGAGGTGAGGAGGTGGGTCTGGAGGAGGAACATGTGGATCTCTTCACAACACCGACGACAAAGATGGGCGCCGCCACCTCGGACTTCGGCTACAACCTTTTCCGAGCTCTGGCGGGACGTGAAACCTCGGCCAACATCTTCCTGTCTCCGATCAGTGTGTCTGAAGCTCTGAGCCAGCTGTCCCTGG GAGGATCTGAGCGTGCCCAGAGCCAGCTGTACAGAGCCCTGAGATACCACACCCTGCAGGATCCTCAGCTTCACACCACCCTGAAGACCATGCTGTCCTCTGTGAAAGCATCAGGGAAGGGGCTTAGTACCGCTGCACGTCTCTACATAGCACGAC GACTTCGTCTGAAGCAGGACTTCTTCGGGTTGGTGGAGCAACAGTACGGAGTTCGTCCTACAGCCTTAACGGGAGGATCCAAAGATGTTAAAGAAATCAACGACTGGGTGTCTCAGCAGACAGGAAGGAAGGTTCAGCAGTTCCTGACAAAGCCCCTACCCCGAGTTGTCGGTGTGAACGTTGTGAGCGCATCCTACTTTAAAG GGAAGTGGGCAACTCGCTTCAGTCAGAGTGGAGCTCAGGACAACTTCCAGGTGGAGGGCGGGGCACCTACTCGCATTCCCATGATGCAACAGGATAATTACCCTGTGAAGATGGGAGTCGACTCAGACTTGAGCTGCACG ATCGCTCAGATCCAAATGGAGAACGATGTCAGCATGTTCGTCTTCTTGCCCGATGAAGTTGTGTCCAACATGACGCTGCTGGAGGAAAGTCTGACTGCAGAGTTTGTCCAGGACCTTTCCATGACGCTCCTACCTGCCCGGGTGCAGCTCACTCTGCCTGTCCTGAGCCTCAGTTATGCCACAGACCTTCTGCCGCTACTCGGAGACCTCG GTCTCTCCGAGTGGCTGGAGAACCCAGACCTGGAGAAGCTCTCGGCTCAGCCCACCAAGCTCACCAGCATCAAACACAAGGTTGTCATGGAGACAGCGCCTGAGGGGAACCAGTACCCTAGCACCACCTCAACGCCCAGCCACCTGACATTCCGGGTGGACCATCCCTTTCTCTACCTGATCCGAGACGAAGCCTCGGGGGCGCTGCTCTTCATCGGCAGGGTGGTCAACCCCAAAGACCTGAaaatttaa